In Symphalangus syndactylus isolate Jambi chromosome 6, NHGRI_mSymSyn1-v2.1_pri, whole genome shotgun sequence, a genomic segment contains:
- the TMEM176A gene encoding transmembrane protein 176A gives MGTADSDEMAPKAPQSTYIDVHIHQESALAKLLLTCCSALRPRATQARGSSRLLVASWVMQIVLGILSAVLGGFFYIRNYTLLVTSGAAIWTGAVAVLAGAAAFIYEKRGGTYWALLRTLLALAAFSTAIAALKLWNEDFRHGYYYYNSACRVSSSSDWYTPAPTHSPEEVRRLHLCTSFMDMLKALFRTLQAMLLGVWILLLLASLAPLWLYCWRMFPTKGKRDQKEMLEVSGI, from the exons ATGGGAACAGCCGACAGTGATGAGATGGCCCCGAAGGCCCCACAGTCCACCTACATCGATGTGCACATCCACCAGGAGTCTGCCCTGGCCAAGCTCCTGCTGACCTGCTGCTCTGCGCTGCGGCCCCGGGCCACCCAGGCCAGGGGCAGCAGCCGCCTGCTGGTGGCCTCGTGG GTGATGCAGATCGTGCTGGGGATCTTGAGTGCAGTCCTGGGAGGATTTTTCTACATCCGCAACTACACCCTCCTGGTCACCTCAGGAGCTGCCATCTGGACAGGAGCCGTG GCTGTGCTGGCTGGAGCTGCTGCCTTCATTTACGAGAAACGGGGTGGTACATACTGG gcccTGCTGAGGACTCTGCTGGCGCTGGCAGCTTTCTCCACAGCCATCGCTGCCCTCAAACTTTGGAATGAAGATTTCCGACACGGCTACTATTATTACAACAGTGCCTGCCGTGTCTCCAGCTCAAGTGACTGGTACACCCCAGCCCCCACTCATAGTCCAGAAGAAGTCAGAAGGCTACACCTGTGTACCTCCTTCATGGACATGCTGAAG GCCTTGTTCAGGACCCTTCAGGCCATGCTCTTGGGTGTCTGGATTCTGCTGCTTCTGGCATCTCTGGCCCCTCTGTGGCTGTACTGCTGGAGAATGTTCCCAACCAAAGGG AAAAGAGACCAGAAGGAGATGTTGGAAGTGAGTGGAATCTAG
- the TMEM176B gene encoding transmembrane protein 176B isoform X2, with the protein MIISKRLCRMTQNTVIVNEVAMASRSSQPTHVNVHIHQESALTQLLKAGGSLKKFLFHPGDTVPSTARIGYEQLALGVTQILLGVVSCALGVCLSLGPWTVLSASGCAFWAGSVVIAAGAGAIVHEKCPGKLAGYVSSLLTLAGFATAMAAVVLCVNSFIWQTEPFLYIDTVCDPSDSVIPTTGYRWMQQRQEIQWQKEECRAYMQMLRKLFTAVRALFLAVCVLEVIVSLASLGVGLRNLCGQSSQALNEEGSEKSLLGENSVPPSPSKEQTSTAIVL; encoded by the exons ATGATCATCTCAAAGAGATTAT GCAGGATGACCCAAAACACGGTGATTGTGAATGAAGTTGCTATGGCCTCTAGGTCATCCCAGCCCACCCACGTCAACGTCCACATCCACCAGGAGTCAGCTTTGACACAACTGCTGAAAGCTGGAGGTTCTCTGAAGAAGTTTCTTTTTCACCCTGGGGACACTGTGCCTTCCACAGCCAGGATTGGTTATGAGCAGCTGGCTCTAGGG GTGACTCAGATATTGCTGGGGGTTGTGAGTTGTGCTCTTGGAGTGTGTCTCAGCTTGGGGCCCTGGACTGTGCTGAGTGCCTCAGGCTGTGCCTTCTGGGCGGGGTCTGTG GTGATCGCAGCAGGAGCTGGGGCCATTGTCCATGAGAAGTGCCCGGGCAAACTTGCT GGCTATGTATCCAGCCTGCTCACCCTGGCAGGCTTTGCTACAGCTATGGCTGCTGTTGTCCTCTGCGTGAATAGCTTCATCTGGCAAACTGAACCCTTTTTATACATCGACACTGTGTGTGATCCCTCGGACTCTGTCATCCCTACCACTGGGTACAGATGGATGCAGCAACGTCAAGAGATCCAATGGCAGAAGGAGGAGTGTAGAGCTTACATGCAGATGCTGAGG AAGTTGTTCACAGCAGTCCGGGCCCTGTTCCTGGCTGTCTGTGTCTTGGAGGTCATTGTGTCCTTGGCTTCCTTGGGAGTAGGTCTTCGAAACTTGTGTGGCCAGAGCTCCCAGGCCCTG aaTGAGGAAGGATCAGAGAAGAGCCTACTGGGGG
- the TMEM176B gene encoding transmembrane protein 176B isoform X3, giving the protein MTQNTVIVNEVAMASRSSQPTHVNVHIHQESALTQLLKAGGSLKKFLFHPGDTVPSTARIGYEQLALGVTQILLGVVSCALGVCLSLGPWTVLSASGCAFWAGSVVIAAGAGAIVHEKCPGKLAGYVSSLLTLAGFATAMAAVVLCVNSFIWQTEPFLYIDTVCDPSDSVIPTTGYRWMQQRQEIQWQKEECRAYMQMLRKLFTAVRALFLAVCVLEVIVSLASLGVGLRNLCGQSSQALNEEGSEKSLLGENSVPPSPSKEQTSTAIVL; this is encoded by the exons ATGACCCAAAACACGGTGATTGTGAATGAAGTTGCTATGGCCTCTAGGTCATCCCAGCCCACCCACGTCAACGTCCACATCCACCAGGAGTCAGCTTTGACACAACTGCTGAAAGCTGGAGGTTCTCTGAAGAAGTTTCTTTTTCACCCTGGGGACACTGTGCCTTCCACAGCCAGGATTGGTTATGAGCAGCTGGCTCTAGGG GTGACTCAGATATTGCTGGGGGTTGTGAGTTGTGCTCTTGGAGTGTGTCTCAGCTTGGGGCCCTGGACTGTGCTGAGTGCCTCAGGCTGTGCCTTCTGGGCGGGGTCTGTG GTGATCGCAGCAGGAGCTGGGGCCATTGTCCATGAGAAGTGCCCGGGCAAACTTGCT GGCTATGTATCCAGCCTGCTCACCCTGGCAGGCTTTGCTACAGCTATGGCTGCTGTTGTCCTCTGCGTGAATAGCTTCATCTGGCAAACTGAACCCTTTTTATACATCGACACTGTGTGTGATCCCTCGGACTCTGTCATCCCTACCACTGGGTACAGATGGATGCAGCAACGTCAAGAGATCCAATGGCAGAAGGAGGAGTGTAGAGCTTACATGCAGATGCTGAGG AAGTTGTTCACAGCAGTCCGGGCCCTGTTCCTGGCTGTCTGTGTCTTGGAGGTCATTGTGTCCTTGGCTTCCTTGGGAGTAGGTCTTCGAAACTTGTGTGGCCAGAGCTCCCAGGCCCTG aaTGAGGAAGGATCAGAGAAGAGCCTACTGGGGG
- the TMEM176B gene encoding transmembrane protein 176B isoform X4 → MTVTELGSMSPNGQGRMTQNTVIVNEVAMASRSSQPTHVNVHIHQESALTQLLKAGGSLKKFLFHPGDTVPSTARIGYEQLALGVIAAGAGAIVHEKCPGKLAGYVSSLLTLAGFATAMAAVVLCVNSFIWQTEPFLYIDTVCDPSDSVIPTTGYRWMQQRQEIQWQKEECRAYMQMLRKLFTAVRALFLAVCVLEVIVSLASLGVGLRNLCGQSSQALNEEGSEKSLLGENSVPPSPSKEQTSTAIVL, encoded by the exons ATGACAGTAACAGAACTTGGATCCATGTCTCCCAACGGCCAAG GCAGGATGACCCAAAACACGGTGATTGTGAATGAAGTTGCTATGGCCTCTAGGTCATCCCAGCCCACCCACGTCAACGTCCACATCCACCAGGAGTCAGCTTTGACACAACTGCTGAAAGCTGGAGGTTCTCTGAAGAAGTTTCTTTTTCACCCTGGGGACACTGTGCCTTCCACAGCCAGGATTGGTTATGAGCAGCTGGCTCTAGGG GTGATCGCAGCAGGAGCTGGGGCCATTGTCCATGAGAAGTGCCCGGGCAAACTTGCT GGCTATGTATCCAGCCTGCTCACCCTGGCAGGCTTTGCTACAGCTATGGCTGCTGTTGTCCTCTGCGTGAATAGCTTCATCTGGCAAACTGAACCCTTTTTATACATCGACACTGTGTGTGATCCCTCGGACTCTGTCATCCCTACCACTGGGTACAGATGGATGCAGCAACGTCAAGAGATCCAATGGCAGAAGGAGGAGTGTAGAGCTTACATGCAGATGCTGAGG AAGTTGTTCACAGCAGTCCGGGCCCTGTTCCTGGCTGTCTGTGTCTTGGAGGTCATTGTGTCCTTGGCTTCCTTGGGAGTAGGTCTTCGAAACTTGTGTGGCCAGAGCTCCCAGGCCCTG aaTGAGGAAGGATCAGAGAAGAGCCTACTGGGGG
- the TMEM176B gene encoding transmembrane protein 176B isoform X1 — MTVTELGSMSPNGQGRMTQNTVIVNEVAMASRSSQPTHVNVHIHQESALTQLLKAGGSLKKFLFHPGDTVPSTARIGYEQLALGVTQILLGVVSCALGVCLSLGPWTVLSASGCAFWAGSVVIAAGAGAIVHEKCPGKLAGYVSSLLTLAGFATAMAAVVLCVNSFIWQTEPFLYIDTVCDPSDSVIPTTGYRWMQQRQEIQWQKEECRAYMQMLRKLFTAVRALFLAVCVLEVIVSLASLGVGLRNLCGQSSQALNEEGSEKSLLGENSVPPSPSKEQTSTAIVL, encoded by the exons ATGACAGTAACAGAACTTGGATCCATGTCTCCCAACGGCCAAG GCAGGATGACCCAAAACACGGTGATTGTGAATGAAGTTGCTATGGCCTCTAGGTCATCCCAGCCCACCCACGTCAACGTCCACATCCACCAGGAGTCAGCTTTGACACAACTGCTGAAAGCTGGAGGTTCTCTGAAGAAGTTTCTTTTTCACCCTGGGGACACTGTGCCTTCCACAGCCAGGATTGGTTATGAGCAGCTGGCTCTAGGG GTGACTCAGATATTGCTGGGGGTTGTGAGTTGTGCTCTTGGAGTGTGTCTCAGCTTGGGGCCCTGGACTGTGCTGAGTGCCTCAGGCTGTGCCTTCTGGGCGGGGTCTGTG GTGATCGCAGCAGGAGCTGGGGCCATTGTCCATGAGAAGTGCCCGGGCAAACTTGCT GGCTATGTATCCAGCCTGCTCACCCTGGCAGGCTTTGCTACAGCTATGGCTGCTGTTGTCCTCTGCGTGAATAGCTTCATCTGGCAAACTGAACCCTTTTTATACATCGACACTGTGTGTGATCCCTCGGACTCTGTCATCCCTACCACTGGGTACAGATGGATGCAGCAACGTCAAGAGATCCAATGGCAGAAGGAGGAGTGTAGAGCTTACATGCAGATGCTGAGG AAGTTGTTCACAGCAGTCCGGGCCCTGTTCCTGGCTGTCTGTGTCTTGGAGGTCATTGTGTCCTTGGCTTCCTTGGGAGTAGGTCTTCGAAACTTGTGTGGCCAGAGCTCCCAGGCCCTG aaTGAGGAAGGATCAGAGAAGAGCCTACTGGGGG
- the TMEM176B gene encoding transmembrane protein 176B isoform X5: MTQNTVIVNEVAMASRSSQPTHVNVHIHQESALTQLLKAGGSLKKFLFHPGDTVPSTARIGYEQLALGVIAAGAGAIVHEKCPGKLAGYVSSLLTLAGFATAMAAVVLCVNSFIWQTEPFLYIDTVCDPSDSVIPTTGYRWMQQRQEIQWQKEECRAYMQMLRKLFTAVRALFLAVCVLEVIVSLASLGVGLRNLCGQSSQALNEEGSEKSLLGENSVPPSPSKEQTSTAIVL, from the exons ATGACCCAAAACACGGTGATTGTGAATGAAGTTGCTATGGCCTCTAGGTCATCCCAGCCCACCCACGTCAACGTCCACATCCACCAGGAGTCAGCTTTGACACAACTGCTGAAAGCTGGAGGTTCTCTGAAGAAGTTTCTTTTTCACCCTGGGGACACTGTGCCTTCCACAGCCAGGATTGGTTATGAGCAGCTGGCTCTAGGG GTGATCGCAGCAGGAGCTGGGGCCATTGTCCATGAGAAGTGCCCGGGCAAACTTGCT GGCTATGTATCCAGCCTGCTCACCCTGGCAGGCTTTGCTACAGCTATGGCTGCTGTTGTCCTCTGCGTGAATAGCTTCATCTGGCAAACTGAACCCTTTTTATACATCGACACTGTGTGTGATCCCTCGGACTCTGTCATCCCTACCACTGGGTACAGATGGATGCAGCAACGTCAAGAGATCCAATGGCAGAAGGAGGAGTGTAGAGCTTACATGCAGATGCTGAGG AAGTTGTTCACAGCAGTCCGGGCCCTGTTCCTGGCTGTCTGTGTCTTGGAGGTCATTGTGTCCTTGGCTTCCTTGGGAGTAGGTCTTCGAAACTTGTGTGGCCAGAGCTCCCAGGCCCTG aaTGAGGAAGGATCAGAGAAGAGCCTACTGGGGG